A section of the Macadamia integrifolia cultivar HAES 741 chromosome 9, SCU_Mint_v3, whole genome shotgun sequence genome encodes:
- the LOC122087896 gene encoding uncharacterized protein At4g13230-like → MASSKILPKFHQIGSTMLRRSPWSHKAFVTAAPRPLQATAEQHAADACNKASEALKHGTSNVTQAGGDMMGKAASTADKMGQHAQGMARNASDSAQDMSSKATQKAKEAWEGAKDTMAGKGQEAKESMKQSAETVKQAMNTKN, encoded by the exons atggCAAGCTCAAAGATCCTTCCCAAGTTCCATCAGATTGGATCAACAATGTTGAGAAGAAGCCCTTGGAGCCACAAGGCCTTTGTTACTGCTGCCCCAAGACCACTGCAA GCCACTGCAGAACAACATGCTGCGGATGCATGTAATAAGGCATCAGAAGCTTTAAAACATGGAACCTCAAATGTGACACAGGCTGGTGGAGACATGATGGGCAAGGCTGCAAGTACAGCagataag ATGGGCCAGCATGCTCAAGGAATGGCTAGAAATGCATCTGATTCAGCACAAGACATGAGCAGCAAAGCAACCCAAAAGGCCAAGGAAGCATGGGAAGGTGCCAAGGATACAATGGCTGGCAAGGGTCAAGAGGCAAAGGAATCCATGAAACAAAGTGCTGAGACAGTCAAGCAAGCTATGAATACCAAGAATTGA
- the LOC122089258 gene encoding uncharacterized protein YtoI-like: MVPFIFCRFRFLLTKLLSKESKRSGRANMSCISVQCLQLFPSNFPANSQGNHFKSFKNFCFKLDTSAVTLRISTSCNRVASSKGVSVRAEESSPEPEEIISGEWPENFSLLNYDDLIAYLEPEIFKDKMDPATLLGEVMSTVVRTATVDQTLEEIDHHFEIVSGLPVIDDEFRCIGVISKTDKQRASLGLTSKVSEVMSSPAITSLPDKTVLDAAAVMLKEKIHRIPIVNEEGQVVGIVTRRDIFRALEGLPA; the protein is encoded by the exons ATGgttccatttattttttgtcgTTTTCGTTTCTTGCTAACTAAATTATTGAGCAAAGAAAGCAAGCGGAGCGGAAGAGCAAATATGTCTTGCATATCGGTTCAGTGTCTGCAACTCTTTCCATCCAATTTCCCGGCAAATTCACAGGGAAACCATTTTAAGAGCTTTAAGAATTTCTGCTTCAAGCTTGATACCTCAGCTGTGACCCTTCGAATCAGTACTTCCTGCAACAGAGTTGCGTCCAGCAAAGGAGTGAGTGTTAGAGCGGAGGAGAGCAGTCCAGAACCAGAAGAGATCATCTCTGGAGAATGGCCCgagaatttctctcttctcaattACGACGACTTGATAGCGTATCTCGAGCCAGAGATCTTCAAGGACaag ATGGATCCTGCAACACTGTTGGGAGAAGTAATGTCCACTGTAGTTCGAACAGCAACGGTTGATCAGACCCTGGAGGAAATCGATCATCACTTTGAGATTGTATCAGGGCTCCCCGTCATTGACGATGAGTTCAGATGCATTGGTGTCATTTCTAAGACAGACAAGCAGAGAGCTTCACTTGGG TTGACGTCAAAGGTGAGTGAGGTCATGTCATCTCCTGCCATAACTTCACTGCCTGACAAGACAGTTCTGG ATGCTGCAGCAGTGATGCTCAAGGAGAAGATCCACCGAATCCCTATTGTGAATGAAGAAGGCCAGGTTGTAG GCATTGTAACTCGCAGAGACATTTTCAGAGCATTGGAGGGCCTGCCAGCATGA
- the LOC122089257 gene encoding LRR receptor-like serine/threonine-protein kinase RGI1 translates to MSSMPSSRQQHHQKQQQSLDHFHNNIHRRRRTLITFFLAIVFSISSSEATPNHEALTLLTWISDASSTVASAFHDWNPQDPNPCKWSYISCSAHGFVTQITINSIVLALPIPSNLSSFAFLQTLIISDTNLTGTIPTDIGDCPSLTVMDFSSNSLVGSIPATIGKLRNLQELILNSNQLTDKIPSEIGNCVSLQNLLLFDNRLGGSLPLELGKLSSLQVLRAGGNKDIVGKIPDEIGNCGNLTLLGLADTQISGSLPASLGKLSKLQTLSVYTAMLSGEIPPEIGNCSELVNLYLYENSLSGSLPPEIGNLGKLERMFLWQNDFVGTIPDGIGNCRSLIMLDLSLNSFSGTVPLSFGGLSELQELMLSNNNISGSIPSVLSNATNLVQLQLDTNQISGLIPPELGLLANLNVFFAWQNQLEGSIPSSLASCSGLQSLDLSHNGLTGIIPPGLFNLQNLTKLLLISNDISGSIPAEVGNCSSLVRLRLGNNRISGEIPKQIGSLKSINFLDLSENRLTGSVPDEIGSCTELQMLDLSYNSLGGALPNSVSSLTALQVFDVSSNQFIGPIPASIGRLASLNKLILGKNSFSGSIPSSLGLCSNLQYLDLSSNGLSGNIPIELCQLEDLDIALNLSGNSLTGPIPTQISSLNKLSILDLSHNKLDGDLTPLAGLANLVSLNISYNNFTGYLPDNKLFRQLSATELGGNQGLCVRGRDSCFLSNVAGMQMASDDLARSRKHKLAIVLLITLTVVMTILGTIAVIRARRVIRDDNDSEMGGDSWPWQFTPFQKLNFTVDKVLRCLVDANVIGKGCSGVVYRADMDNGEVIAVKKLWPTTMATTNNNDRCVVRDSFSAEVKTLGSIRHKNIVRFLGCCWNRNTRLLMYDYMPNGSLGSLLHERNGGCLEWELRYQIVLGAAQGLAYLHHDCVPPIVHRDIKANNILIGLEFEPYIADFGLAKLVDDGDYLRSSNTVAGSYGYIAPEYGYMMKITEKSDVYSYGVVVLEVLTGKQPIDPTIPDGLHVVDWVRQRKGGIEVLDPSLRSRPESEVEEMMQALGVALLCVNPSPDERPAMKDVAAMLKEIRHEREEYAKVDALLKGSPVTDRQNNNTGAGPTTSSSTTPKLCSFPQSNNTSFSASSLLYSSSSIAKKAFK, encoded by the exons ATGTCTTCGATGCCCAGCTCGAGGCAACAACATCaccaaaaacaacaacaatccCTTGATCACTTCCACAACAACATtcacaggagaagaagaaccctTATTACGTTCTTCCTTGCCATCGTCTTCTCAATTTCATCTTCAGAAGCCACTCCTAACCATGAAGCACTCACACTCCTCACGTGGATAAGTGATGCTTCTTCAACTGTAGCCTCTGCTTTCCATGATTGGAACCCACAAGACCCAAACCCCTGTAAATGGAGCTACATTTCTTGCTCTGCTCATGGCTTCGTCACCCAAATCACCATCAATTCCATCGTGCTTGCCCTTCCTATCCCTTCCAATCTCTCCTCCTTTGCTTTCCTTcaaaccctcatcatctccgaTACCAATCTCACCGGAACAATTCCCACGGATATCGGAGACTGCCCTTCTCTCACAGTCATGGACTTCAGCTCAAACAGTCTAGTGGGTAGTATTCCGGCGACCATTGGAAAGCTCAGGAACCTTCAAGAATTGATCTTGAACTCAAATCAACTAACCGATAAGATCCCTTCCGAGATTGGTAACTGCGTTAGTCTTCAAAATCTTCTCCTCTTCGATAACCGTCTTGGAGGCTCTCTGCCTCTCGAGCTCGGCAAACTGTCGAGCCTTCAAGTTCTTCGCGCAGGAGGGAACAAAGACATCGTTGGGAAAATCCCAGATGAAATCGGAAACTGTGGAAACCTCACTTTATTAGGTCTTGCAGATACTCAGATTTCTGGGTCATTGCCTGCTTCATTGGGTAAGCTCAGTAAGCTCCAGACGCTCTCTGTTTATACAGCCATGCTTTCCGGTGAGATTCCACCGGAGATTGGTAACTGTTCGGAGCTTGTAAATCTGTATCTCTATGAGAACTCACTCTCTGGTTCACTTCCACCGGAAATCGGCAATCTAGGGAAGCTCGAGAGGATGTTTCTATGGCAAAACGACTTTGTTGGGACAATTCCGGATGGGATTGGAAACTGTAGAAGCTTAATCATGCTCGACCTCTCCTTGAATTCTTTCTCTGGAACCGTTCCTCTATCTTTTGGGGGTCTCTCGGAGCTCCAGGAGCTGATGCTGAGTAACAATAACATCTCTGGTTCGATACCCTCTGTTCTCTCCAATGCTACGAATCTTGTCCAGTTGCAACTCGATACCAATCAGATCTCTGGTTTGATTCCGCCTGAGCTTGGCTTGTTAGCGAATCTGAATGTCTTCTTCGCTTGGCAGAACCAACTTGAGGGCAGCATTCCATCTAGCTTGGCGAGCTGCAGTGGTCTTCAATCGCTTGATCTGTCTCACAATGGGCTCACTGGGATCATTCCTCCCGGTCTGTTCAATCTTCAGAATTTAACGAAGCTCCTCCTGATATCTAATGACATCTCGGGTTCGATTCCGGCGGAGGTGGGCAACTGCAGCTCCCTTGTTCGACTGCGATTGGGAAATAATAGGATCAGTGGAGAGATTCCGAAACAGATTGGAAGTCTCAAGAGCATCAATTTTCTTGATCTTTCTGAGAATCGATTAACTGGATCGGTCCCAGATGAGATTGGGAGCTGCACAGAGTTGCAGATGTTGGACCTTAGTTACAACTCACTTGGAGGAGCTCTGCCCAACTCTGTATCCTCTCTCACTGCCCTTCAGGTGTTTGATGTTTCATCAAACCAGTTCATTGGTCCCATTCCAGCAAGCATCGGCCGTCTTGCTTCATTGAATAAGCTCATCCTCGGTAAAAACTCCTTCTCTGGATCAATACCTTCATCACTCGGCCTCTGCTCAAATCTCCAATATCTTGACCTTAGCAGCAATGGCCTTTCTGGCAATATCCCTATAGAGTTGTGTCAATTAGAGGATCTTGACATTGCTCTCAATTTGAGTGGCAATTCCCTCACAGGGCCAATTCCTACTCAGATATCATCACTCAACAAGCTCTCCATACTTGACCTCTCACATAACAAGCTCGATGGGGACTTAACACCCCTTGCTGGGCTTGCCAATCTTGTCTCTCTCAACATTTCCTACAACAATTTTACCGGTTATCTTCCCGACAACAAGCTATTCCGGCAGTTATCGGCGACAGAGTTGGGTGGCAACCAAGGCTTGTGTGTAAGGGGCAGAGACTCTTGTTTCCTGAGCAATGTTGCTGGGATGCAAATGGCAAGTGACGACTTGGCTCGATCGCGAAAGCATAAGTTGGCAATTGTGTTGCTTATCACATTGACAGTGGTGATGACGATCCTAGGAACAATTGCAGTGATTCGAGCACGTAGAGTTATCAGAGATGATAATGATTCGGAGATGGGGGGAGATTCTTGGCCTTGGCAATTCACTCCATTTCAGAAGCTCAATTTCACAGTTGATAAAGTATTAAGATGCCTTGTGGATGCCAATGTGATTGGGAAGGGCTGTTCAGGGGTGGTATATCGTGCAGATATGGACAATGGTGAAGTGATTGCAGTGAAGAAGCTCTGGCCAACAACAATGGCTACCACTAATAACAATGACAGGTGCGTTGTCCGCGACTCTTTCTCGGCGGAGGTGAAGACATTGGGCTCTATCCGTCACAAGAACATTGTTAGGTTCTTGGGCTGCTGCTGGAATAGAAACACAAGACTGCTAATGTACGATTACATGCCCAATGGAAGCTTGGGTAGCCTCCTCCATGAGAGGAATGGTGGTTGCTTGGAGTGGGAATTGAGGTACCAGATTGTGTTGGGAGCTGCACAAGGCCTGGCTTACTTGCATCATGACTGTGTCCCTCCCATTGTCCACAGGGACATCAAAGCCAATAACATCCTCATTGGTCTTGAATTTGAGCCTTACATTGCTGATTTTGGGCTGGCTAAACTCGTCGACGATGGAGATTACCTTCGGTCATCCAACACTGTTGCTGGTTCATATGGTTACATTGCTCCTG AGTATGGATATATGATGAAGATCACAGAgaagagtgatgtttatagTTATGGGGTTGTTGTATTGGAAGTTTTAACTGGGAAGCAACCCATTGATCCAACAATACCAGATGGCCTCCATGTGGTTGATTGGGTGAGGCAGAGAAAGGGAGGAATTGAGGTTCTTGATCCCAGCTTACGCTCCCGGCCTGAATCAGAGGTAGAAGAGATGATGCAGGCATTGGGTGTGGCCTTACTATGCGTAAATCCTTCCCCAGATGAAAGGCCAGCCATGAAAGATGTGGCGGCCATGCTCAAGGAGATCAGGCATGAAAGAGAAGAGTACGCTAAGGTTGATGCACTCCTAAAAGGATCTCCGGTCACTGATCGCCAAAATAATAACACTGGAGCAGGTCCTACAACTTCATCATCAACCACACCAAAGCTTTGCTCATTCCCACAAAGCAACAACACCAGCTTCTCTGCATCATCCCTCCTATATTCATCTTCCTCCATCGCCAAAAAGGCTTTCAAGTGA